Part of the Octopus bimaculoides isolate UCB-OBI-ISO-001 chromosome 18, ASM119413v2, whole genome shotgun sequence genome is shown below.
TAATTTCGTGTGTATATACTCTCCCTGTGGTAgtcatatacatgtttttatgcgTTTGCCTGAAAACTGGAGGTCTGCAGCATGTTTACTGGTCATACGATTTtcatattgtatattttgtacGACTGTagctaaattcttcactattgtCTCTAGTGAAAAGTTTGAGATATCTATGCTATTTAGGAGTTGTTTGCTAAAAACACCCTATGAGATTTGTACCCAGTTATTTCTCCAGTGAGACTGAACAGTGCTAGGAACGCGCTGTGGGTCTTTTCAGGGggttgttgcttattgtttgttGGTGATGTCTGTGCTATATATTACTGTTTGTCTGGGAATAGGAATGGACTTAGTGTTCGTTTGATTCTGCTCTGTCATATATTGTAGTCAGACGGAATTATTGAAAGATTGGGATTTTATTTGTCACAAGTAACCATCCAACCAGAAAGTGGAAACCTTGCAATCATTatcacacacaaatgaatatacatCATCTTAAAACAACCCTTCTTTTTTTCTGGTGGATTCACCCTAAAATCATTGATTCATACAAAAATGAATGCTTTAATTAAAATTGGATGAATTTATATATGCTCATCGTTATAAGAAATGAACGACATTAAACACAATGCTAAATTTATAGTTCTTTCAGCGATACAGTCATGCATCGTGTCTGCACAAACATACTGCAAACTTGCTTTGGATCAGTATCCTCTGCGGAATCCAGATGTCAATTACtgcaagtacatacatattcatgctattattattttttattagttcACATCTAATTAGATTTTATTTAGTTTAACTTTATTAGATAACaatcaatgttttcaaaatacCGTAAACTCTTAATTGTTAATTCACTGTTGTTTCATGCATTGGTTCAAAGCTACTAATAGTCAGGTTAAGTCATTCTAACATGTTATTGCTCAGTGCTTGAACACAAGTTATTTTATCGAAATAACGATTGCGaaatataacaacagcaataatatggTAATTAGTTTGGCGTTCTACGGAACCAAGTTTTAACCGGATaactaaatgcacacacacatatacatatacatatatatatatatttatatatatatatatatatNNNNNNNNNNNNNNNNNNNNNNNNNNNNNNNNNNNNNNNNNNNNNNNNNNNNNNNNNNNNNNNNNNNNNNNNNNNNNNNNNNNNNNNNNNNNNNNNNNNNNNNNNNNNNNNNNNNNNNNNNNNNNNNNNNNNNNNNNNNNNNNNNNNNNNNNNNNNNNNNNNNNNNNNNNNNNNNNNNNNNNNNNNNNNNNNNNNNNNNNNNNNNNNNNNNNNNNNNNNNNNNNNNNNNNNNNNNNNNNNNNNNNNNNNNNNNNNNNNNNNNNNNNNNNNNNNNNNNNNNNNNNNNNNNNNNNNNNNNNNNNNNNNNNNNNNNNNNNNNNNNNNNNNNNNNNNNNNGGGGGGGGGGGTGTCAGTCTGAAGACAGTCCataggattcggaaagagttggttgagtctaatggtgattacgaaggtgttttggagtgatcactagtgatagcaaTGTTATGTCCCCATTTCTCTTCCCACATAGACTCAAACTCAagacggaggcctacatcaagtgtctggaagCGATAAAGCTGCCAGCGATGAAGAGGGTTGCCGCTGCAAGACCCTGTATCTGActacaggattctgcaccatgccacacatgcAGCAGATGCCAGCCATGGTAGTCAGACTATTTCTCCGATCACAATCACCCCTAgcatctggccatctaactcccgAAACTGCGATCCCCTTGATAATTACGTGTGGGGCAAAATTTCTTGAACTGAACGCaatgattatggcagcattcatcattTTAAACACGGAGACCGTaaagaagagttgcaggagattccgaagttatCTCGACTCCGTGGTTGATATCAATggcgattttactgaataaatttagtcGTTAGAGTTTcatgatattttatgtaattttcgtaaatatatctgttaaaataagatgtctgatttatttttattttcaagtaatAATTTAGACGaaagtttattcaccgcaccttatacacacacacacatacaccccccccacatatatatatatatatatatatatgtgtgtgtgtgtgtgtgtgtgtgtgtatgtgNNNNNNNNNNtgtgtgtgtgtgtgtgtgtgtgtgtgtgtgtgtgtgtgtgtgtgtgtgtgtgtgtgtgtgtgtgtgtttgtttgtgtgcttgtgtgtgtttgtgcgtattcgTATTTGTGCCTAAATTGGTCAACAATCCACACACTCTTGACATTTATCGTTTGTCGAAATATGGGCAGCAAATGTGTCAGGGTGAATTGAATTTGGTTCCATAAATTGATCTCAAATATAAACGACTTAACATTTGCAcgatattattttaaagaaagctaaGAGACTTTATCTACttaagaaatataatacaaaacgATGTTTGCTGTTGTAAATGATTTTGTGACAAACGATTAAATGCAACTTTCGTATATTTTCCAGCCGTCTAAAAGTCTTACATGTATGCTATCCACCGGGTTCTAATTGCTTTCGCTCTATTCACTTACTCCGTGAGCATGAATGTCAAAGTAAGCTATTTCACTTAatccattattattgataaaaatactGTATCACTCTCCTAGTTTCAAAACACCGATTATTTTAGATAATTTCCTTTGTGAAGTCAATTCtaagtggataaaatattgaatcaaTGATCATTTTGTAAAGGTGAACTTATCCTttaccagaagaaaaaaatatattactacaTTGCATTCTTTTATGATGGGACACAGGAAGAGCATCTTcctgtatatattgtttttatatgtgtggttCTTTATAGCATTGAAGTCAGATTTTCATTTATAGTTTGCTGAGTACCAATCAACtggatgtattttattgttttactaggaaccagttatatatacatctggaaaatctacatagtggaatatatatatatatatatatatatatatatatatacatacatactggaaaccagtaatatattatatatatttactttctcgACATACGCGTAATATatggagaaatataatatagaaaatacaaataaaacccTAGTAAATCAGAGGAGTTAgtgtcaataatttttttttaatgtttgtctaAAAATAACTATAACGAACTGTTTTGTATCTATTTCAGGAAAGACGACCGAGAGTGGTGTACATTCGACCTACATTTGCACTCCATATAAGCCATTACTGCTATTCCTTATGTCGTCAGTGGTGTCGAGAAATAAAATCATATGATTCGAAATAATCGATATCAAATTAATGATGTAACTATGATATGtgctatatttatatagatatactatatttatattagtttGTTAGTCTTATTTTCTTATTCAAGTGTTAAATATATAATGTCAACTCGTAATTTTCTAAAACGAATACCGCTTAAGGATGTCacgttattattaataataatgctacGATGCCAATATATCTTGCATTTCATTGTTACAGTAATAATTGGTTACTTGTTTGCAATAACTGTAATGTGTGTGGAAATGCGTTTGCAATGGCACGTCTATATCTCCGTTTTATATAgagtaacaataaaatacaaaaaaaaggtacagtaataaaataaattgtacatCCAATGCAAATTTGTGTGAAATTTCTATATTACTGCATTATTGTCATACAGCCATGATGTCATTAACTTCAACACATATTGAGTTATGTTACGTTAATAAAAACTGTAATATCACTGTCAATCACTTACATAAGACTGAAAATTATATTATCAACGATTTATCAAACCTTAACCACGATGCGTTTAATATGAGAAAGAACCATCTTTTCAAATTAATCTATATGTTTCTTCAATTCTAATTTAATGAACTATAAATCAGATTAGAGGAAAATGTTGAATCTGTATATGTATCACACTTTGGGAATAACTAAAGTGCAGgcattttgttttgcaagttatttaattttgttatcaCGTTAGAAGCAACCGTTACATTTCGTACAATGTTTCGCCTGAGAAATGGCGTCCAGGCGTAGAAAATACGGTAAATCTGACATTGATGTCTACTGACTCACAAGCTTCTATCAAACCGTCAAAACTATACAAGCATcaaaaacagatgttaattgatgatggcgatgatgatcatgaaCATTATCATGATAATCACGTTCATGAGCTACGTTATGGAGAGGTAAGGAACCAACAACTAGTGTCAAGCGATACTGGGGACAAGCCCATACAaatacacgaacgcacacacatacattcacagtttaggcaaacacacacacaccacacagccatacacacataaacgcacacaaacgcagacaAACGCACGCTTAGActgagacatgcacacacattcacgtatatgcatgtgtctgagcAGGATATTACTGGTTATGCTCTCCAATTTTGTTCACTAATTGTAATATATGTGCAAGAAACTTAAATCGTGTGCCtagtaaatgatatttatctctcagcgGATGGATTTCATTTCTGTGAACCCTACCAATAACGCAAGAACAACTATAGGTGTTATATACTTACTTTTATAACATAATCACTTTCCCgccaaacatatacatgcaaaaaggTGTTAACAGACAAATGTATGCTTATGTCCCTTTAACAATAAACGATCGATGACTCAAATCTGTTATggatgtacatacagacataaatgtaAACGTTGTCTAGGATAGGCAAGTGAGTTATCCTCCGTTGTTTATGTAGCACACGTATCGCTAAGCTATGCCAATGGTCGGGCAAAGACCAAGCGTTATAATAGTTCTGCGGAAgtggaaggaaaatttaaatctAGATGCAACAactattttcaaactttaattccCCCGAGAAGAGATATGCGATAGCTTCCTAGTCATTACTCTGGAAACTTAAGTACGAGCAGATAGTTACAACAAAAATTCTGAATATGATTTCTGTGTATATTAACGGGTCAGAAAGATGTTCCGAAAGTTAGCTATTAAAATCTAAATCATCTATAAAAACCAGAAACAATTAATGACGTGTAAAAGTAGATACGTTTCTCTCTTAAAAGTATGAGAAATTTGGCGAAATTTGCGAAGAATTCAATATTTCTGCTTGCGTCGAAGTTTccgcactgttttttttttttgtcatttgcaCGTGTCGCTTAATTTCACACTcgtacactcagacacatacacactcaacacaAATGAGTTGCAGGAGTAAATTATGTACGcacgtcagtatatatatatatatatatatatNNNNNNNNNNNNNNNNNNNNNNNNNNNNNNNNNNNNNNNNNNNNNNNNNNNNNNNNNNNNNNNNNNNNNNNNNNNNNNNNNNNNNNNNNNNNNNNNNNNNNNNNNNNNNNNNNNNNNNNNNNNNNNNNNNNNNNNNNNNNNNNNNNNNNNNNNNNNNNNNNNNNNNNNNNNNNNNNNNNNNNNNNNNNNNNNNNNNNNNNNNNNNNNNNNNNNNNNNNNNNNNNNNNNNNNNNNNNNNNNNNNNNNNNNNNNNNNNNNNNNNNNNNNNNNNNNNNNNNNNNNNNNNNNNNNNNNNNNNNNNNNNNNNNNNNNNNNNNNNNNNNNNNNNNNNNNNNNNNNNNNNNNNNNNNNNNNNNNNNNNNNNNNNNNNNNNNNNNNNNNNNNNNNNNNNNNNNNNNNNNNNNNNNNNNNNNNNNNNNNNNNNNNNNNNNNNNNNNNNNNNNNNNNNNNNNNNNNNNNNNNNNNNNNNNNNNNNNNNNNNNNNNNNNNNNNNNNNNNNNNNNNNNNNNNNNNNNNNNNNNNNNNNNNNNNNNNNNNNNNNNNNNNNNNNNNNNNNNNNNNNNNNNNNNNNNNNNNNNNNNNNNNNNNNNNNNNNNNNNNNNNNNNNNNNNNNNNNNNNNNNNNNNNNNNNNNNNNNNNNNNNNNNNNNNNNNNNNNNNNNNNNNNNNNNNNNNNNNNNNNNNNNNNNNNNNNNNNNNNNNNNNNNNNNNNNNNNNNNNNNNNNNNNNNNNNNNNNNNNNNNNNNNNNNNNNNNNNNNNNNNNNNNNNNNNNNNNNNNNNNNNNNNNNNNNNNNNNNNNNNNNNNNNNNNNNNNNNNNNNNNNNNNNNNNNNNNNNNNNNNNNNNNNNNNNNNNNNtatatatatatatatatatatatatatatattattgttagcAATATAGATTAGTCTTTTCAAAAGCATGAATCGTAATGATCTACTTTGGTAAtgtgaagaataataaaataatattctgcTTGGAACCTCAATGTGACACACATGCAGAAGTACGTTTGTgggtgattgtggtggttttgcAAGTATTTGTATTTTTAGTTTACATTTCTCCTCACAAAAGAAGCTGGTATGTGTGTACGACTGTGTCCGTACTAACGAGATGCatatgaaataatacagaaatgcAACCTTTTATTAACGTTCCACAATGCATATGATCgtcattttcaaaaatttaatacaCGTGTCTTTGGTGGCTTTAATCAGGATGATAAAATCAGTCCCCAGTCGTAATATACAATTTCGAAAGAAATATTTGATGCCAGATGGAACCGTACTTGTTGAAACTTAAATCATcagaatacatttaaatatgaCATTTCAATCATTAAATATGTGATTAACAGCATATAGCGATGTCTATATTATGTATAGAGATGTATATGGAATTTTAGTGTGCGTAAACAGATGCTACatcttatatatttctaagtgCCACAGTTTTCCGTACACAATTATTCACTGCCAAAAGTTAAGCTTGGAAAATAAACCATGTTAAAATTGTTTGTTATAATATCTGCGCTCATTGCTGGTGAGTAAATGTAATATgcgttatgcatatatattcttttgaaaatatctgtacttattttcatattcacacagagacacacgtacacatataactatatatatatagatgacccggaaccgtgtggttggtaggcaagctgcttaccacacagccactcctactcctatatatatatatatatatatatatatatatatatatatatatataNNNNNNNNNNNNNNNNNNNNNNNNNNNNNNNNNNNNNNNNNNNNNNNNNNNNNNNNNNNNNNNNNNNNNNNNNNNNNNNNNNNNNNNNNNNNNNNNNNNNNNNNNNNNNNNNNNNNNNNNNNNNNNNNNNNNNNNNNNNNNNNNNNNNNNNNNNNNNNNNNNNNNNNNNNNNNNNNNNNNNNNNNNNNNNNNNNNNNNNNNNNNNNNNNNNNNNNNNNNNNNNNNNNNNNNNNNNNNNNNNNNNNNNNNNNNNNNNNNNNNNNNNNNNNNNNNNNNNNNNNNNNNNNNNNNNNNNNNNNNNNNNNNNNNNNNNNNNNNNNNNNNNNNNNNNNNNNNNNNNNNNNNNNNNNNNNNNNNNNNNNNNNNNNNNNNNNNNNNNNNNNNNNNNNNNNNNNNNNNNNNNNNNNNNNNNNNNNNNNNNNNNNNNNNNNNNNNNNNNNNNNNNNNNNNNNNNNNNNNNNNNNNNNNNNNNNNNNNNNNNNNNNNNNNNNNNNNNNNNNNNNNNNNNNNNNNNNNNNNNNNNNNNNNNNNNNNNNNNNNNNNNNNNNNNNNNNNNNNNNNNNNNNNNNNNNNNNNNNNNNNNNNNNNNNNNNNNNNNNNNNNNNNNNNNNNNNNNNNNNNNNNNNNNNNNNNNNNNNNNNNNNNNNNNNNNNNNNNNNNNNNNNNNNNNNNNNNNNNNNNNNNNNNNNNNNNNNNNNNNNNNNNNNNNNNNNNNNNNNNNNNNNNNNNNNNNNNNNNNNNNNNNNNNNNNNNNNNNNNNNNNNNNNNNNNNNNNNNNNNNNNNNNNNNNNNNNNNNNNNNNNNNNNNNNNNNNNNNNNNNNNNNNNNNNNNNNNNNNNNNNNNNNNNNNNNNNNNNNNNNNNNNNNNNNNNNNNNNNNNNNNNNNNNNNNNNNNNNNNNNNNNNNNNNNNNNNNNNNNNNNNNNNNNNNNNNNNNNNNNNNNNNNNNNNNNNNNNNNNNNNNNNNNNNNNNNNNNNNNNNNNNNNNNNNNNNNNNNNNNNNNNNNNNNNNNNNNNNNNNNNNNNNNNNNNNNNNNNNNNNNNNNNNNNNNNNNNNNNNNNNNNNNNNNNNNNNNNNNNNNNNNNNNNNNNNNNNNNNNNNNNNNNNNNNNNNNNNNNNNNNNNNNNNNNNNNNNNNNNNNNNNNNNNNNNNNNNNNNNNNNNNNNNNNNNNNNNNNNNNNNNNNNNNNNNNNNNNNNNNNNNNNagagagagagagagagagagagagagagagagagagagagagagagagagaaatgtaactCTCCAGCGCATAATCGGGACCTTGATATTCTAATTATGAAAATCGGCCGGTttttctaattttcaaattataacATTCATTGCGGGAATTGATGAACATTTTAATGTACTGTTGATTGTTTCATATCTCGTCATtggtttaataatattttacaacaCAGTAATGGCCACCTTTTAGGTTCTTCGTCAGAATTCTGCCACTCGGGAAGCAAAAAAATCTGCCAGGGTGCTTATAAAGCATACCctgaaaaaaaatcagaaaccatattgtgcaagtatgtatatttatagttatgTACAATATTTTCTCGTATATTTGCATGGTAAAAGTATAGGCATTGAAACGACAAATGTCGTCAATCATATGTTATTTCAATCTCAATAAGAATGTTTGCAGTCAGTTACTCTgatatggtggaggcgcaatggcccagtggttagggcagcggactcgcggtcataggatcacggtttcgattcccagaccgggcgttgtgagtgtttattgagcgaaaacacctaaagctccacgaggctcccggcaggggatggtggcgaaccctgctgtactctttcaccacaactttctctcactcttacttcctgtttctgttgtgcctgtgattcaaaggggtcagccttgtcacactctgtgtcacgctgaatatccccgagaactacgttaagagtacacgtgtctgtggagtgctcagccacttgcacgttaatttcacgagcaggctgttccgttgatcggatcaa
Proteins encoded:
- the LOC106875519 gene encoding uncharacterized protein LOC106875519 isoform X2, whose amino-acid sequence is MSISSFSDTVMHRVCTNILQTCFGSVSSAESRCQLLRLKVLHVCYPPGSNCFRSIHLLREHECQRKTTESGVHSTYICTPYKPLLLFLMSSVVSRNKII
- the LOC106875519 gene encoding uncharacterized protein LOC106875519 isoform X1; amino-acid sequence: MIAFRGKEEEREKEENKEKSPPVHHQTFLLGKFSEMKACVFVFILSFCRYHMPVLSAIQSCIVSAQTYCKLALDQYPLRNPDVNYCNRLKVLHVCYPPGSNCFRSIHLLREHECQRKTTESGVHSTYICTPYKPLLLFLMSSVVSRNKII